The Solanum lycopersicum chromosome 9, SLM_r2.1 genome window below encodes:
- the LOC101243815 gene encoding mRNA-decapping enzyme-like protein isoform X2, with the protein MSSNSKLMPNLDERSTKMLNLTVLQRIDPRIEEILITAAHVTLYEFNVDLNQWSRKEVEGSFFVVKRSAQPRFQFIVMNRRSAENMVEDLLGDFEFEVQVPYLLYRNAAQEVNGIWFYNAHEIEEVADLFGRILGEYSKVPLKPQLRKSEFADHEVVPMSTAIEGTSGPAFTTSTDGFGADDSSFMNFFNSAATIGHTSSTVVNSGLPYHYPVPTFDPSPRVPSPLPSPAPILQVSLPVQSAPSPPRQSRRDSANLINSTNYPANLVKPSFFTPPVSPVLVTTSVSSATSTPVLYPHVNPQRPHGTLLVQPFRTPTSPPFLTSTQIPPQSVTLSREKVQDVLLMLVQDNQFIDLVYQKLLKAHS; encoded by the exons ATGTCGTCGAATTCAAAGTTAATGCCGAATCTGGATGAGCGAAGTACGAAGATGCTAAACCTCACTGTGCTACAGAGAATCGATCCGCGTATTGAGGAGATCCTCATCACAGCTGCTCATGTTACGTTGTACGAGTTCAACGTCGACCTCAATCAATGG AGCCGCAAGGAGGTTGAAGGTTCTTTCTTTGTAGTTAAGAG GAGTGCTCAGCCAAGGTTCCAGTTCATTGTTATGAACCGCAGGAGTGCAG AAAATATGGTGGAAGATCTCTTGGGAGACTTTGAGTTTGAGGTTCAGGTTCCATACTTGTTGTATCGCAATGCAGCCCAAGAAGTCAATGGTATTTGGTTTTACAATGCACATGAAATTGAGGAGGTTGCAGATCTCTTCGGCAG AATTTTAGGTGAATACTCAAAGGTTCCCCTGAAGCCACAGCTAAGAAAAAG TGAGTTTGCAGATCATGAGGTGGTCCCAATGAGTACAGCAATAGAAGGGACATCTGGACCAGCATTTACCACCTCTACGGATGGGTTTGGTGCTGATGATTCTTCCTTTATGAACTTTTTCAAT AGTGCTGCAACTATTGGGCATACCTCTTCGACTGTTGTGAACTCCGGACTGCCATATCATTATCCAGTTCCAACTTTTGATCCATCACCCCGAGTTCCAAGTCCCCTGCCTTCTCCTGCTCCAATTTTGCAAGTCTCATTACCTGTTCAGTCAGCTCCATCACCTCCTCGACAGTCACGCCGCGATTCTGCTAACCTGATCAATAGTACTAATTACCCTGCAAATCTTGTGAAGCCTTCTTTCTTTACACCCCCTGTGTCACCTGTATTGGTGACAACTTCTGTCTCCTCAGCTACATCAACTCCCGTCCTTTATCCTCATGTGAATCCACAACGCCCACATGGTACACTTCTAGTTCAACCCTTCCGAACACCTACTTCGCCTCCATTTCTCACTTCTACTCAGATTCCTCCACAAAGTGTGACACTAAGCAGAGAGAAGGTTCAAGACGTGCTTCTAATGCTTGTTCAG gaCAATCAGTTTATCGACTTGGTCTACCAAAAGTTGCTTAAAGCACATTCATGA
- the LOC101244408 gene encoding uncharacterized protein isoform X3: MSLKLHHQNLPSSSSSISRPSVKAVRNYYFSRKVVGLDHLIYNQCNTRRRCHTKLYLLQGGNRDLNPRTSRILHLLPFASAEDGVSVNGSSRPTTSSDMEEMRLKLDISLQGEDNGSGLVQSLHDAARVIELGLRQQGSLSRVSWFSTAWLGGDRTIWIKELSYQASVYSLLQAAIEILSRGDERDNDINIFTQRSLSRQSAPLESLIRDSLLAKQPEAYDWFWSEQIPVVVTTFVNYFEKDLRFAAATAETRKQTSLSPRNASDVSLLMLALSCIAAIMKLGAAKLSCTQFSSLVPDTLGRLMDMLVEFIPLRQAYHSVKPIGLRREFLVHFGPRAAACRVQNESGTEEVIFWVSLVQKQLQRAIDRERIWSRLTTSESIEVLEKDLAIFGFFIALGRSTKAFLSENGFDTLDEPIEELIRYLIGGSVLYYPQLASISSYQLYVEVVCEELDWLPFYPGITANFIRNTGHKSKQEVPPNLEAIPLVLDVCSYWIQSFIKYSKWLENPSHVKAARFLSTGHNKLKKCREDLGIEKTRVGAYSQIKKETDSFDKALESVEEALVRLEVLLQELHMSSASSQKEHLKAACSDLERIRRIKKEAEFLEVSFRTKAAFLQQEEDATMSTSSSGDKQQFSKRKDNKDGQNRSGNNRDYGASLVVGLANQQTRHHRLLMRLVMMALKNFQRVQALWIQSQLKFEGLNY; the protein is encoded by the exons ATGTCGTTGAAGCTCCACCATCAGAATCTTCCTTCATCTAG ttcttctatttcACGTCCTTCAGTTAAAGCAGTGAGAAACTATTATTTCAGCAGAAAAGTAGTAGGTTTGGATCACCTGATATACAATCAATGCAATACAAGGAGGAGATGCCACACAAAACTTTATTTGTTACAGGGTGGAAATCGTGATCTTAATCCTCGAACATCGAGGATATTACACCTTTTGCCTTTTGCTTCTGCTGAGGATGGGGTGTCGGTCAATGGTAGTTCCAGACCAACTACAAGCAGTGATATGGAGGAAATGAGACTAAAACTAGATATATCTCTGCAAGGTGAAGATAATGGTTCTGGACTTGTCCAATCGCTGCATGATGCTGCAAGAGTAATTGAGCTAGGACTTAGACAACAAGGCTCATTATCCAGGGTATCCTGGTTTTCAACTGCCTGGTTGGGCGGTGATAGAACTATTTGGATCAAGGAGCTATCTTATCAG GCATCTGTATACTCTCTACTTCAAGCAGCAATTGAGATTTTATCTCGAGGAGATGAAAGAGATAATGATATCAACATTTTCACGCAGAGGAG TTTATCAAGGCAATCTGCTCCTTTGGAGAGCTTGATTAGAGATAGTTTATTAGCCAAGCAACCTGAAGCTTATGATTGGTTTTGGTCTGAGCAAATTCCAGTAGTGGTTACCACCTTTGTGAATTACTTTGAGAAGGATCTGCGATTTGCTGCTGCTACTGCAGA GACCAGAAAGCAAACATCTCTATCTCCTCGAAATGCAAGTGATGTATCACTCCTTATGCTTGCACTCAGTTGCATTGCAGCGATTATGAAACTTGGTGCTGCAAAACTGTCGTGTACACAATTTTCGTCTCTTGTTCCAGACACACTTGGAAGATTGATGGACATGCTTGTCGAATTTATTCCTCTCCGACAGGCTTATCATTCCGTGAAGCCTATTGGTCTGCGTAGAGAATTTCTTGTCCATTTTGGTCCCAGAGCTGCAGCATGTAGAGTACAAAATGAATCAGGAACTGAAGAGGTTATATTCTGGGTGAGTCTTGTCCAAAAGCAGCTTCAACGAGCTATAGATCGAGAGAGAATATGGTCCAGACTCACCACAAGTGAGAGTATCGAG GTTCTGGAAAAGGATCTGGCCATATTTGGTTTCTTTATTGCTTTGGGAAGAAGCACAAAGGCTTTTCTTTCTGAAAATGGATTTGATACTCTTGACGAGCCAATTGAAGAATTAATTAG GTATCTAATTGGGGGCAGTGTACTGTATTATCCTCAACTTGCATCAATAAGTTCTTATCAACTGTACGTGGAG GTTGTGTGTGAAGAGCTAGACTGGCTTCCTTTTTATCCAGGCATTACTGCTAATTTTATCCGTAATACTGGGCACAAAAGTAAACAAGAAGTTCCTCCAAATTTAGAAGCCATTCCACTAGTATTAGACGTGTGCTCTTACTGGATCCAGAGTTTCATTAAATATAGTAAATGGCTGGAGAACCCTTCTCATGTCAAGGCAGCAAGATTCCTTTCAACTGG GCACAACAAGCTTAAGAAGTGCAGAGAGGATCTCGGAATTGAGAA GACTCGCGTGGGAGCTTATTCACAGATCAAGAAAGAAACAGATTCCTTTGATAAG GCACTGGAGAGTGTCGAAGAGGCTTTGGTAAGGCTAGAGGTATTGCTTCAAGAACTGCATATGTCAAGTGCTAGTTCACAGAAGGAGCACTTGAAAGCTGCATGTTCTGACCTTGAAAGGATTCGTAGAATTAAAAAAGAGGCTGAATTTCTTGAGGTTTCATTTAGAACGAAGGCAGCTTTCCTACAGCAG GAGGAAGATGCTACTATGTCTACATCATCAAGTGGGGACAAGCAACAGTTCTCTAAACGCAAGGACAACAAGGATGGTCAAAATAGGAGTGGGAATAACAG GGATTATGGAGCTTCGTTGGTCGTCGGCCTAGCAAATCAGCAGACCAGGCATCATCGACTCCTAATGAGATT AGTGATGATGGCTCTAAAGAACTTTCAGAGAGTACAGGCGTTATGGATTCAAAGTCAACTGAAGTTCGAAGGTTTGAACTATTAA
- the LOC101244110 gene encoding nuclear intron maturase 4, mitochondrial: MVHKYTSILQNLHFLSRNSSSVIGRPVVGFLGYSLHSNASQVGCHTRDEKIGKLKLAQDLAGLVQESLNLEEKKSQVSKRLVPMVEKSVENSGGVKHGASLAQNLANLVEESYNLDESKPMNRVEHKRLLELRIKKRVKEQYVNGKFQNLIKNVVANPKTLCDAYDCIRLSSNVDLASNGEDLPFEAMAEELSSGCFDVSANTYSISTKGAKKEVLVFPNVKLKVVEEAIRIVLEVVYRPHFSKISHGCRSGRSHLSALKYIRKEIMNPKWWFTLPVCRKLDNHILAKLFLIMEDKIDDPFLYTIIRSMFDCGVLNLEFGGFPKGHGLPQEGALSPILMNIYLDLFDHEMYRLSMRYEAIDKGSSAEESAPNSVLRSWFRRQISGNGSQECHDLGYSEIRVHCCRFMDEILIAISGPKDVAVAIKSETENYFKNSLYLEFENEIDVFPCDGRTGIRFLGSVIKRNLKESPAVKAVHKLKEKVELFALQKEHSWDTGTARIGKKWLAHGLKKVKESEIKHLSDGSSLLSRISCFRKDGMETDHWYKVLLKVWMQNKKVKCETNEDVILSKHIVEPALPQDLRDSYYEFQMRVQEYISSETASTLALLPNSNCSSFTTQIIAPISIIMKRLFRYGLTNSKGHSQPCHLLVFWDDDEIVDWYAGLICRWQRWYTECDNFNEVKLIICNQVRLSCIRTLAMKYRIHESEIEKKFDSELRRIPATEDLELEITSEATNSEAVDNDALMYGITYSGICLFSLARMVSQSRPCNCFVIGCSAAAPRVYTLHVMERQRFPGWKTGFSNCIHPSLHRRRFGLCKHHLKDLLLGYISLQSINFSAW, from the exons ATGGTCCATAAATATACTTCAATTCTCCAAAATCTTCACTTTCTCAGCCGCAATTCTTCGTCTGTTATTG GGAGGCCTGTTGTAGGATTTCTTGGTTATTCACTTCATTCTAATGCTAGTCAAGTTGGATGTCATACTCGTGATGAGAAGATTGGCAAACTAAAACTGGCTCAGGACCTAGCCGGTTTGGTTCAGGAATCTTTGAACTTAGAGGAGAAAAAATCCCAAGTATCTAAGAGATTGGTGCCTATGGTTGAGAAGTCGGTTGAGAATTCGGGAGGTGTGAAACATGGAGCATCACTGGCACAAAACTTAGCGAACTTGGTGGAAGAGTCTTATAATCTTGATGAGTCTAAACCTATGAATCGTGTGGAACATAAAAGATTACTTGAACTACGGATAAAAAAGAGAGTTAAGGAACAGTATGTAAATGGGAAGTTTCAAAACCTCATAAAGAATGTGGTTGCTAATCCAAAAACACTTTGTGATGCTTATGATTGTATTCGATTGAGTTCTAATGTTGATCTAGCATCTAATGGTGAGGATTTACCTTTTGAAGCCATGGCTGAAGAGCTATCTAGTGGGTGTTTTGATGTTAGTGCTAACACATATTCGATCTCAACTAAGGGAGCAAAGAAAGAAGTCCTCGTCTTTCCAAACGTTAAACTCAAAGTTGTTGAGGAAGCAATCAGAATAGTTTTAGAAGTTGTCTACCGACCTCACTTTTCTAAGATATCGCATGGTTGTCGTAGCGGTAGGAGCCATTTATCTGCTCTTAAGTACATTCGCAAAGAGATAATGAATCCAAAGTGGTGGTTCACCTTGCCAGTTTGCAGAAAGCTTGACAATCACATCTTAGCTAAGCTCTTTTTGATTATGGAAGACAAGATAGATGATCCTTTCTTATATACGATAATACGTAGTATGTTTGACTGTGGAGTACTGAATTTAGAATTTGGCGGCTTTCCAAAAGGACATGGTCTCCCACAAGAAGGAGCATTGTCTCCAATTTTAATGAACATATATCTTGATCTCTTTGATCACGAAATGTACAGGTTGTCAATGAGATATGAAGCTATTGATAAAGGATCAAGTGCTGAAGAAAGTGCACCCAACTCCGTGCTACGCAGTTGGTTCAGGAGACAGATATCTGGTAATGGTTCTCAAGAATGCCATGATTTGGGCTACTCTGAAATTAGGGTGCATTGTTGCCGCTTCATGGATGAGATTCTTATTGCCATCTCTGGTCCCAAAGACGTGGCTGTTGCCATCAAGTCTGAAACTGAAAATTACTTTAAGAATTCTctttatttagaatttgaaaatgaaatagaCGTTTTTCCATGTGATGGGCGTACTGGCATTCGCTTTCTGGGTAGTGTGATTAAAAGAAACCTGAAAGAGAGTCCGGCTGTAAAGGCCGTTCACAAATTGAAGGAAAAAGTAGAATTATTTGCTTTGCAGAAAGAGCACTCGTGGGACACTGGGACAGCAAGAATTGGAAAGAAATGGCTGGCTCATGGGTTGAAGAAGGTAAAAGAATCAGAGATTAAGCATCTCTCTGATGGCAGCTCCCTTTTGAGCCGAATTTCGTGTTTTAGAAAAGATGGGATGGAAACAGATCATTGGTACAAAGTCTTGCTAAAAGTTTGGATGCAAAATAAAAAGGTTAAATGTGAAACGAACGAGGATGTTATCTTATCTAAGCATATAGTTGAACCAGCTCTCCCTCAAGATCTAAGAGATTCGTATTATGAGTTCCAGATGCGTGTTCAGGAATATATATCTTCTGAGACAGCTTCGACTCTTGCCCTGTTGCCAAACTCAAACTGTTCATCATTTACGACACAGATCATAGCTCCAATCAGCATCATAATGAAGCGGCTTTTTCGATATGGATTGACAAACTCCAAAGGTCATTCACAGCCATGTCATCTGCTAGTTTTTTGGGATGACGATGAAATTGTTGACTGGTATGCAGGTTTAATCTGCCGGTGGCAGAGATGGTACACCGAGTGTGACAACTTTAATGAGGTAAAACTCATTATTTGCAATCAAGTAAGGTTGTCTTGCATCAGAACTCTAGCGATGAAATATAGGATCCATGAGAGTGAGATAGAGAAGAAATTTGATTCTGAATTGCGCAGAATTCCTGCAACTGAAGATCTGGAGCTTGAGATAACCAGTGAAGCAACAAATTCCGAAGCTGTTGATAATGACGCCTTAATGTATGGAATAACATACAGTGGAATATGTTTATTCTCTTTAGCAAGAATGGTGAGTCAGTCGCGTCCTTGCAATTGCTTTGTTATAGGATGTTCAGCTGCAGCTCCTCGCGTATACACTCTTCACGTGATGGAAAGACAGAGATTCCCTGGTTGGAAGACTGGATTTTCTAATTGTATCCATCCCAGTTTACATAGAAGGCGATTTGGCTTGTGTAAACATCATCTGAAGGATCTACTTCTTGGTTATATCTCGCTTCAATCTATTAATTTCAGTGCTTGGTAA
- the LOC101243815 gene encoding mRNA-decapping enzyme-like protein isoform X1 produces the protein MSSNSKLMPNLDERSTKMLNLTVLQRIDPRIEEILITAAHVTLYEFNVDLNQWSRKEVEGSFFVVKRSAQPRFQFIVMNRRSAAENMVEDLLGDFEFEVQVPYLLYRNAAQEVNGIWFYNAHEIEEVADLFGRILGEYSKVPLKPQLRKSEFADHEVVPMSTAIEGTSGPAFTTSTDGFGADDSSFMNFFNSAATIGHTSSTVVNSGLPYHYPVPTFDPSPRVPSPLPSPAPILQVSLPVQSAPSPPRQSRRDSANLINSTNYPANLVKPSFFTPPVSPVLVTTSVSSATSTPVLYPHVNPQRPHGTLLVQPFRTPTSPPFLTSTQIPPQSVTLSREKVQDVLLMLVQDNQFIDLVYQKLLKAHS, from the exons ATGTCGTCGAATTCAAAGTTAATGCCGAATCTGGATGAGCGAAGTACGAAGATGCTAAACCTCACTGTGCTACAGAGAATCGATCCGCGTATTGAGGAGATCCTCATCACAGCTGCTCATGTTACGTTGTACGAGTTCAACGTCGACCTCAATCAATGG AGCCGCAAGGAGGTTGAAGGTTCTTTCTTTGTAGTTAAGAG GAGTGCTCAGCCAAGGTTCCAGTTCATTGTTATGAACCGCAGGAGTGCAG CAGAAAATATGGTGGAAGATCTCTTGGGAGACTTTGAGTTTGAGGTTCAGGTTCCATACTTGTTGTATCGCAATGCAGCCCAAGAAGTCAATGGTATTTGGTTTTACAATGCACATGAAATTGAGGAGGTTGCAGATCTCTTCGGCAG AATTTTAGGTGAATACTCAAAGGTTCCCCTGAAGCCACAGCTAAGAAAAAG TGAGTTTGCAGATCATGAGGTGGTCCCAATGAGTACAGCAATAGAAGGGACATCTGGACCAGCATTTACCACCTCTACGGATGGGTTTGGTGCTGATGATTCTTCCTTTATGAACTTTTTCAAT AGTGCTGCAACTATTGGGCATACCTCTTCGACTGTTGTGAACTCCGGACTGCCATATCATTATCCAGTTCCAACTTTTGATCCATCACCCCGAGTTCCAAGTCCCCTGCCTTCTCCTGCTCCAATTTTGCAAGTCTCATTACCTGTTCAGTCAGCTCCATCACCTCCTCGACAGTCACGCCGCGATTCTGCTAACCTGATCAATAGTACTAATTACCCTGCAAATCTTGTGAAGCCTTCTTTCTTTACACCCCCTGTGTCACCTGTATTGGTGACAACTTCTGTCTCCTCAGCTACATCAACTCCCGTCCTTTATCCTCATGTGAATCCACAACGCCCACATGGTACACTTCTAGTTCAACCCTTCCGAACACCTACTTCGCCTCCATTTCTCACTTCTACTCAGATTCCTCCACAAAGTGTGACACTAAGCAGAGAGAAGGTTCAAGACGTGCTTCTAATGCTTGTTCAG gaCAATCAGTTTATCGACTTGGTCTACCAAAAGTTGCTTAAAGCACATTCATGA